One Vicinamibacterales bacterium DNA window includes the following coding sequences:
- a CDS encoding lysylphosphatidylglycerol synthase transmembrane domain-containing protein: MTFSRSLRVAVAVGLTAFVLWQADAASVWRAAARANWSWIGAAVALVLVDRALNAWRWIDLLCAVTPGSRPPFAAVLRIFFVSTFVGSFLPSVGGDAYRAYTLSRYDVRLSQSAASVLMDRVLGVLAIALLGAVALAAGPDAGASRAAAASIGAAAAVCAAVAAVIFSDGAAALAQAVAGRMPWSGAQRASQSLLEAVQRYSKH, from the coding sequence GTGACCTTCTCCCGTTCGCTGCGCGTCGCCGTCGCCGTCGGGCTGACCGCCTTCGTCCTGTGGCAGGCGGATGCGGCGTCGGTGTGGCGCGCCGCCGCGCGCGCGAACTGGTCCTGGATCGGCGCAGCTGTCGCGCTGGTGCTCGTCGATCGCGCGCTCAACGCGTGGCGGTGGATCGATCTGCTGTGCGCGGTGACGCCCGGCTCGCGCCCGCCGTTCGCCGCCGTCCTGCGCATCTTCTTCGTCAGCACGTTCGTCGGCTCCTTCCTGCCGAGCGTCGGCGGCGACGCCTACCGCGCCTACACCCTGTCGCGCTACGACGTGCGCCTCTCGCAGTCGGCCGCGTCCGTCCTGATGGACCGCGTGCTCGGGGTGCTCGCCATCGCTCTCCTCGGCGCCGTGGCGCTGGCGGCCGGCCCCGACGCCGGCGCCAGCCGCGCCGCGGCCGCGTCGATTGGCGCGGCGGCGGCGGTCTGCGCGGCAGTGGCGGCTGTGATCTTCAGCGACGGTGCCGCGGCGCTCGCGCAGGCGGTCGCCGGCCGGATGCCGTGGAGCGGCGCGCAGCGCGCCAGCCAATCGCTCCTCGAAGCCGTCCAAAGGTATTCGAAACACCA